A region from the Bradyrhizobium erythrophlei genome encodes:
- a CDS encoding lytic transglycosylase domain-containing protein has translation MNQRLRPLSCFLTLALLAVCSTEAAARAGHKPQQTRKPHEATGGRHHGSAALKKAAHARHVAAAQQKPARSSSDVPPPAVDAAPLSGDLAAVRDAMNLARKAKTSEATAIEKTIGDPAARKLVEWFILRHPATDANFSRYAAFIADNPGWPSRALMRKRAEADLWQERSDAATVRNFVGDQPTSAKGRFALARARLAEGDRDGAERLVRQAWRSDELSERSEADALELFRDLLTREDHRARMDKRIGAKDLAGAKRVAQRLGSDELAIVKACAAGSADEALDLLNDVPAEARGDLGYTLCRLRWMVRHDRIDDATRLVLSAAPENMALQDTDEWWRERRGLARKLLDQGKSEAAYQVVRNAALPASEPYRADFHFMCGWIALRYRNDPAAARAHFAHIDDGSANPIVLARAYYWRGRAAEATGEQAEMRTFYEAAARYPTAYYGQLARARLSLDRAQLRAPVPAEATDDATLADERVRAADMLYALGERDVVLSFVADLAEESTDVAVLAALAELTGRHNDARAMLQIGKPALARGLALDNYAFPTIGIPQHSPIGPEIERSIIYSVARTESAFDQRDKSSANAVGLMQVTPEAGRDTAKRFGATYDWDRMVSDPVYNTQMGAAELSALLREYAGSHIMTFAGYNAGRGRVRDWVKLYGDPRDPNVDAIDWVERIPLSETRNYVQRVMENLQVYRLRFDGGASVASKSNQRLGNSHEANSALLLLAPTPAPDGDPVIP, from the coding sequence ATGAACCAGCGCTTGCGTCCGCTGTCTTGCTTCCTGACCTTGGCCTTGCTCGCCGTCTGTTCGACTGAGGCGGCCGCGCGCGCCGGCCATAAGCCTCAGCAGACTAGGAAGCCCCATGAAGCGACCGGCGGGCGGCACCACGGCAGCGCGGCGCTGAAGAAAGCCGCACACGCAAGGCATGTCGCAGCGGCACAACAGAAACCGGCGCGGTCCTCCAGTGACGTGCCGCCTCCGGCCGTCGACGCTGCCCCGCTGTCGGGCGATCTCGCGGCTGTAAGGGACGCGATGAATCTCGCGCGCAAGGCCAAGACGAGCGAGGCGACGGCCATAGAGAAGACGATCGGCGACCCGGCTGCGCGGAAACTGGTTGAATGGTTCATCCTGCGCCATCCGGCGACTGACGCGAACTTCAGCCGATACGCGGCGTTCATCGCCGATAATCCGGGCTGGCCGAGCAGGGCACTCATGCGCAAGCGGGCCGAGGCGGACCTGTGGCAGGAGCGCAGCGACGCCGCCACCGTGCGCAACTTCGTGGGCGATCAGCCGACAAGCGCCAAAGGCCGCTTCGCGCTCGCGCGGGCGCGGCTTGCCGAAGGCGATCGTGACGGTGCCGAGCGACTGGTTCGCCAGGCCTGGCGGTCGGATGAATTGTCGGAGCGCTCCGAAGCCGACGCGCTCGAGCTGTTCCGCGACCTGCTGACGCGCGAGGACCATCGTGCGCGCATGGACAAGCGCATCGGCGCGAAGGATCTCGCTGGCGCAAAGCGCGTCGCGCAGCGCCTTGGCAGCGACGAGCTTGCGATCGTGAAGGCCTGCGCGGCGGGCAGCGCCGACGAGGCGCTCGATTTGCTCAACGACGTTCCAGCCGAGGCCCGTGGCGATCTCGGCTACACGCTTTGCCGCCTGCGCTGGATGGTGCGTCACGACCGCATCGACGACGCAACGCGTCTTGTGCTCTCGGCGGCCCCCGAGAATATGGCGCTGCAGGATACCGACGAATGGTGGCGTGAACGGCGCGGTCTCGCTCGCAAGCTACTCGATCAGGGCAAGTCCGAAGCGGCCTACCAGGTCGTGCGCAACGCCGCTTTGCCGGCCAGCGAGCCTTACCGGGCGGATTTTCATTTCATGTGCGGCTGGATCGCCTTGCGCTACCGCAACGATCCCGCGGCGGCGCGTGCGCATTTCGCCCATATCGACGACGGCTCGGCCAATCCGATTGTACTGGCGCGGGCGTACTACTGGCGCGGCCGTGCCGCCGAAGCGACTGGCGAGCAAGCGGAGATGCGCACCTTCTATGAAGCCGCCGCGCGCTATCCCACCGCCTATTACGGGCAGCTCGCACGTGCGAGGCTCAGCCTCGACAGAGCCCAATTGCGAGCGCCGGTGCCGGCCGAGGCTACTGACGATGCAACGCTCGCGGACGAGCGCGTGCGCGCCGCAGACATGCTCTATGCGCTCGGCGAACGCGACGTCGTCCTGAGTTTTGTCGCCGATCTCGCCGAAGAGAGCACTGACGTGGCGGTGCTGGCCGCGCTCGCGGAGCTTACCGGCCGCCACAATGATGCGCGGGCGATGTTGCAGATCGGCAAGCCGGCGCTCGCCCGCGGACTCGCGCTCGACAATTACGCCTTCCCGACCATTGGAATCCCGCAGCACAGTCCCATCGGTCCCGAGATCGAGCGCAGCATCATCTATTCGGTCGCACGCACCGAAAGCGCGTTCGACCAGCGCGACAAGTCGTCGGCCAATGCGGTCGGCCTGATGCAGGTCACGCCGGAAGCCGGACGCGACACCGCCAAGCGATTCGGCGCCACCTATGATTGGGACCGGATGGTCTCCGATCCCGTCTATAATACGCAAATGGGCGCGGCAGAACTCAGCGCGTTGCTGAGGGAATATGCGGGCTCTCACATCATGACCTTCGCCGGCTATAACGCCGGCCGGGGACGCGTTCGCGACTGGGTGAAATTGTACGGGGATCCGCGGGATCCCAATGTGGACGCCATCGACTGGGTGGAGCGCATTCCGCTCTCCGAAACCCGAAACTATGTCCAGCGCGTCATGGAGAACCTGCAAGTCTATCGCCTTCGATTTGACGGCGGCGCGTCGGTGGCATCGAAATCCAATCAACGTCTTGGGAACTCGCACGAGGCCAACTCAGCGCTACTTTTGTTAGCCCCGACGCCGGCTCCCGATGGAGACCCGGTCATCCCATAG